The proteins below come from a single Kryptolebias marmoratus isolate JLee-2015 linkage group LG12, ASM164957v2, whole genome shotgun sequence genomic window:
- the rpl3 gene encoding 60S ribosomal protein L3, with translation MSHRKFSAPRHGSLGFLPRKRSRRHRGKVKSFPKDDPSKPVHLTAFLGYKAGMTHIVREVDRPGSKVNKKEVVEAVTIIETPPMIIVGVVGYVNTPRGLRSLKTIFAEHISDECKRRFYKNWYKSKKKAFTKYCKKWQDEEGKKQLEKDFAAMKKYCEVIRVITHTQMRLLPLRQKKAHLMEVQLNGGTISDKVDWAREKLEQAVPVSTVFIQDEMIDVIGVTKGHGYKGVTSRWHTKKLPRKTHRGLRKVACIGAWHPARVAFSVARAGQKGYHHRTEINKKIYKIGMGFHTKDGKVVKNNASTEYDLTNKSINPLGGFVHYGEVNNDFVMVKGCVVGTKKRVLTLRKSLLVQTSRRALEKIDLKFIDTTSKFGHGRFQTVEEKKAFMGPLKKDRIAKEETV, from the exons ATG TCCCACCGTAAGTTTTCAGCTCCACGCCACGGATCTCTTGGCTTTCTGCCCCGGAAGAGGAGCCGTCGTCATCGGGGTAAGGTCAAGAGCTTCCCCAAGGATGACCCCAGCAAGCCCGTCCACCTGACCGCCTTCCTGGGCTACAAGGCCGGCATGACCCACATTGTCCGTGAGGTCGACAGACCTGGCTCAA AGGTGAACAAGAAGGAGGTAGTTGAGGCTGTGACCATCATTGAGACTCCTCCCATGATCATTGTTGGAGTCGTGGGTTACGTCAACACTCCCCGCGGCCTGCGTTCCCTCAAGACCATCTTCGCCGAGCACATCAGTGACGAGTGCAAGCGTCGGTTCTACAAGAACTG GTACAAGTCCAAGAAGAAGGCCTTCACCAAATACTGCAAGAAATGGCAGGATGAAGAGGGCAAGAAGCAGCTGGAGAAAGACTTTGCTGCCATGAAGAAGTACTGCGAGGTCATCAGAGTCATCACCCACACACAG ATGCGTCTGTTGCCTCTGAGGCAGAAGAAGGCTCACCTGATGGAGGTGCAGCTGAATGGAGGCACCATCTCCGACAAGGTGGACTGGGCCCGCGAGAAGCTGGAGCAGGCCGTCCCTGTGAGCACAGTATTCATCCAGGACGAGATGATTGACGTCATCGGTGTCACAAAGGGTCATGGATACAAGG gtGTCACCAGCCGTTGGCACACGAAGAAGCTTCCTCGCAAGACTCATCGTGGTCTGCGTAAGGTGGCCTGTATCGGAGCCTGGCATCCGGCTCGTGTGGCCTTCTCTGTGGCCCGCGCTGGTCAGAAGGGTTACCACCACCGCACAGAAATCAACAAGAAGATCTACAAGATCGGCATGGGCTTCCACACCAAGGACGGGAAAGTGGTCAAGAACAACGCCTCCACAGAGTACGATCTGACCAACAAGAGCATCAACCCCCTG GGTGGATTTGTCCACTACGGAGAGGTTAACAACGACTTTGTCATGGTGAAGGGCTGCGTTGTGGGAACAAAGAAGAGGGTGCTGACTCTGCGTAAg TCTCTGCTGGTGCAGACCAGCCGCCGTGCTTTGGAGAAGATCGACCTCAAGTTTATCGACACCACCTCCAAGTTCGGTCACGGTCGCTTCCAGAccgtggaggagaagaaggccTTCATG gGACCACTCAAGAAGGACCGCATCGCCAAAGAGGAGACTGTTTAA
- the slc25a39 gene encoding solute carrier family 25 member 39, which produces MGERPVGGPVAAISPVQQMLASGTGALLTSLFVTPLDVVKIRLQAQQTPFHQALACELTPRGGVSRSSRWKCFLYCNGLMDHIYVCRNGSSCTSWYKTPTHFSGTLDAFVKITRHEGLRSLWSGLPPTLVMAVPATVIYFTCYDQLRDFLWFGLGLQGNHVPLLAGGLARLGAVTVISPLELVRTKMQSRKLSYSELRVCIRSAVAQCGLLSLWRGWGPTVFRDVPFSALYWFNYELVKTKLCEQYQMPQANFSISFTAGAVSGAIAAVLTLPFDVVKTRRQIQLGEMDTLGVYVKKTTSTWHIMKEIWAELGYRGLFAGFMPRVIKVAPACAVMISSYEFGKAFFQQMNRDRQQLAT; this is translated from the exons ATGGGGGAGCGGCCCGTTGGCGGCCCCGTGGCTGCGATCTCTCCAGTGCAGCAGATGCTGGCCTCTGGCACTGGAGCCCTCCTCACATCTCTATTTG TCACTCCGCTGGACGTTGTGAAGATAAGGCTGCAGGCTCAGCAAACACCCTTCCACCAAG CTTTAGCCTGTGAACTCACTCCGAGAGGTGGTGTCAGCCGCTCTTCCAGAT GGAAGTGCTTTCTGTATTGCAATGGCCTGATGGATCACATCTACGTCTGTCGGAACGGATCCAGCTGTACCAGCTGGTACAAAACACCAACACATTTTAGTGGGACTCTT gacGCTTTTGTGAAAATCACCCGTCATGAAGGACTTCGGTCCCTGTGGAGTGGGCTGCCACCAACGCT GGTTATGGCGGTGCCAGCCACGGTCATCTACTTCACCTGCTACGACCAGCTGAGGGACTTCCTGTGGTTTGGTCTGGGTCTTCAGGGAAACCATGTCCCTCTTCTGGCTGGAGGTCTCGCTAGAT TGGGAGCTGTGACGGTGATCAGCCCCCTGGAGCTGGTCAGGACCAAGATGCAGTCCAGAAAGTTGTCTTACAGCGAGCTGCGGGTGTGTATTCGCTCTGCTGTGGCCCAGTGCGGCCTGCTGTCCCTGTGGAGGGGCTGGGGACCCACCGTTTTCAGAGACGTGCCCTTTTCTG ctttgtaCTGGTTTAACTATGAACTGGTGAAGACCAAGCTGTGTGAACAGTATCAGATGCCTCAGGCCAACTTTTCCATCAGTTTCACTGCCGGAGCCGTCTCTGGAGCT ATCGCTGCCGTTCTGACGCTGCCGTTTGACGTCGTAAAAACTCGGAGGCAGATTCAGCTCGGAGAGATGGATACTCTGGGAG TTTATGTAAAGAAAACCACGTCCACTTGGCACATAATGAAGGAAATCTGGGCTGAGTTGGGCTACAGAGGCCTTTTTGCAG GTTTCATGCCCAGGGTGATCAAAGTAGCCCCGGCTTGTGCTGTTATGATAAGCAGCTACGAGTTTGGGAAGGCCTTCTTTCAACAAATGAACCGCGATCGGCAGCAGCTGGCAACCTGA